Part of the Streptomyces sp. NBC_00457 genome, CGATCGACGCCGACCTCGTCGCCAAGGTGCACGCCAAGGGCGGCGCCACCCGGTACTACCGCGCCACCGAGATGCCGGAGTCGGCCTACCCCGGCATCCAGAAGGGCAACGCCGTGCCGACGATGGCCGTGTCCAACCTGCTGATCACCCGGGCCGACATGGATCCCCGGCTCACCGACTGGCTGACCCGCACCGTGATCAACAGTCGTGACGGCATCGGCAACCACGTCCACTCGGCCCAGCTGGTCGACGTACGCACCGCGATCTACACGGACCCGCTGGCGCTGCATGATGGCGCGCGGCGCTATTACCAGTCCGTCAAGCCGTAGGCCCACCATCGGCGGGACCCGCTAGGACACCGGTTCCGACCTCGGCACCGTCACCGTCGCCGTCAGCCCCTGCGGCTCGTGATGGCCGAACGAGATCGAGCCGCCGGCCGCCCCCAGCAGCGCACGCGTGATGGACAGGCCGAGGCCGGAGCCCTTGATGTTCTGGTGGCGGCCACTGCGCCAGAAGCGGTCGCCGATACGGGCCAGCTCCTCGTCGGTGAGGCCGGGGCCGTTGTCGGTGACCACGACGGTCGCCGTGTCGCCGTTGGCCGTGACGGTCACCTCCACCCGCTCGTCCTTCGGCGTGAACTTCACCGCGTTGTCGATCACCGCGTCCAGCGCGCTGGACAGGGTGACGGGGTCGACCCAGGCCGTGGTGGGCGGGCAGTCCCCCACCAGCCGTACGCCCTTGGCCTCGGCGGTCGGCGACCAGGCCGCGACGCGCTCGGCGGTCAGCTCGCCGATGTCGGTGAGCCTGAGGTCCGCCTCGACGTGCTCGGCCAGGGCGAGGTCGAGCAGGTCGTCCAGGACCTGGGCCAGCCGCTTGCCCTCGGCCTGGACGGAGGCGATCTCCTCATTGCCCTCGGGCAGCTCGAAGGCGAGGAGCTCGATCCGCAGCAGCAGCGCCGCGAGCGGGTTGCGCAGCTGGTGCGAGGCGTCGGCGACGAAGGCGCGCTGCTGCTCCAGGACGCCCTCGACGTTGTCCGCCATCTCGTTGAACGACCGGGCCAGCCTGCGGAGTTCCGGCGGCCCGCCCGCCACCGCGACCCGGGATTTCAGGCTGCCGCTCGCGATCGCGTGGGTCGTGGAGTCCAGGACCCGTACCGGCCGGAGCACCCAGCCGGTGAGTCGTAGTGCCGCGCCGACCGCCAGCAGCATCGCGGCGCTCTCGCCCGCGCCGATGATCAGCCAGCCGTGCAGGATCCGCGAACGCATCTGCCCGGTGGGCGAGTCGGTGACGACGACGGCGACGACGTCACCGTCCCTGATCACCGGGGACGCGACGACCAGCCGGTTTTGCTGCCAGGGCCACACCTGCCGCGGGTCGTGGCTGCGGCGGCTGAGCAGCGCCTCACCGAAGGCATCACGCACCTCGCCCTTTTCCGGCTGGTCCCAACTAGTCGGCGCACTGGCCATGGGGGTGCCGTTGCGGTAGAAGACACCGGCACGAATGCCGTAGACCTCGTAGTAGCTGAGCAGCTCGCGCTTGAGGACCTCCTGGCGTTCGTCGACGACCGTGGTGCCGGTCCGCCCGCTGGGCGCGTCGGTGACGAACTGGGCGAGGGCGGCGAAGCGTGCCGTGTCGTCGATCCGGTCGACGACCACCTTCTGCTGCTGGGCTCCGGCCACGCTGACGGCGAGCGGGAAGCCGAGGGCGAGCAGGACGGCCGCCATCAGGACGATGAGCAGCGGGAGGAGACGAGTGCGCACCCTTGCCCGCTACGAGGTGGGGGCGACGAGCCGGTAGCCGACGCCGCGCACGGTCTCGATCAGGGCCGGCATGCGCAGCTTTGCGCGCAAGGACGCGACATGCACCTCCAGGGTGCGCCCGGTCCCCTCCCAGCTGGTGCGCCATACCTCGCTGATGATCTGCTCGCGCCGGAAGACCACCCCGGGGCGCTGGGCCAGCAGGGCGAGAAGGTCGAACTCCTTGCGGGTCAGTTGGACAACCGAACCGTCCACACTGACCCGCCGCGTGGGCAGGTCGATGTGCATGGAGCCCAGCTTCAGCACGCTCTCGCCGCCGGCCGCGGCGTCCTCGTGGACGGTGCGCCGGCTGACGGCGTGGATACGGGCGAGCAGTTCTCCGGTGTCGTACGGCTTCACCACGTAGTCGTCGGCGCCCAGGTTGAGGCCGTGGATACGGGAGCGGACGTCCGAGCGCGCGGTGACCATGATCACCGGGATGCTGGTGCGCTTGCGGATCTTGCCGCACACCTCATAGCCGTCCTGGTCGGGCAGGCCCAGATCGAGCAGTACGACACCGAAACCCGCGCCCTCGGGAACGAGCGCCTGGAGAGCCTCCTCGCCGCTGCGGGCGTGCGTCACGTCGAAGCCGTGCCTGGCCAGGACCGCGGAC contains:
- a CDS encoding response regulator transcription factor, which produces MRLLLVEDDNHVAAALSAVLARHGFDVTHARSGEEALQALVPEGAGFGVVLLDLGLPDQDGYEVCGKIRKRTSIPVIMVTARSDVRSRIHGLNLGADDYVVKPYDTGELLARIHAVSRRTVHEDAAAGGESVLKLGSMHIDLPTRRVSVDGSVVQLTRKEFDLLALLAQRPGVVFRREQIISEVWRTSWEGTGRTLEVHVASLRAKLRMPALIETVRGVGYRLVAPTS
- a CDS encoding sensor histidine kinase, with the translated sequence MRTRLLPLLIVLMAAVLLALGFPLAVSVAGAQQQKVVVDRIDDTARFAALAQFVTDAPSGRTGTTVVDERQEVLKRELLSYYEVYGIRAGVFYRNGTPMASAPTSWDQPEKGEVRDAFGEALLSRRSHDPRQVWPWQQNRLVVASPVIRDGDVVAVVVTDSPTGQMRSRILHGWLIIGAGESAAMLLAVGAALRLTGWVLRPVRVLDSTTHAIASGSLKSRVAVAGGPPELRRLARSFNEMADNVEGVLEQQRAFVADASHQLRNPLAALLLRIELLAFELPEGNEEIASVQAEGKRLAQVLDDLLDLALAEHVEADLRLTDIGELTAERVAAWSPTAEAKGVRLVGDCPPTTAWVDPVTLSSALDAVIDNAVKFTPKDERVEVTVTANGDTATVVVTDNGPGLTDEELARIGDRFWRSGRHQNIKGSGLGLSITRALLGAAGGSISFGHHEPQGLTATVTVPRSEPVS